Proteins encoded within one genomic window of Bacteroidota bacterium:
- a CDS encoding T9SS type A sorting domain-containing protein, with protein sequence MKRFTTMLALAGALTIGAQTTASAQATRHNVILEIATGTWCQYCPGAAMGADDLHASGANVGIVEHHDSDPYETPESVGRYDTYYGVTGFPTAFFDGGNSVVGGSNTNSMFSTYNQKYTTAIGVATPFDITSTWTQNGASIDVSATVNQMGAYSAGNLRLQACVTESHIQVNWQGQTEISFVNRDMYPDHLGQTLTLTQGNSQTLNFNIPISPSWVQNEMEIVIWVENSSTKEIFNGTVAPLAVASMANDPMAVEISNEIGATNCLDNIAPEVKIRNMGSNALTSVDFSYSINGGTPQTHTWTGNLPFLSYAVVTLPSISFTPSANTTLTVNITNSNDGNMSNNTASTTWGYAPYSSPGAYVMTIQPDNYGSETTWEVRNGAGSVIASGGPYTDGNTTPVNANVTINANDCFTVTVFDSYGDGMCCAYGQGSWTLKDPSNNVVATGAQFNSADAKAFSTIVVGVNPALAASINVYPNPSNGVFNVEIPNVDNAEISIVTLTGMQVYNTTASQSLTKIDLSDLAAGMYMVRVKTAEGLAVKKITKE encoded by the coding sequence ATGAAAAGGTTTACTACGATGTTGGCTTTGGCCGGTGCTCTGACAATCGGGGCGCAGACCACAGCTTCTGCACAAGCGACACGGCACAACGTGATCCTTGAAATTGCTACCGGTACATGGTGCCAATATTGCCCAGGTGCTGCCATGGGTGCCGATGACCTCCACGCAAGCGGAGCCAACGTCGGAATCGTTGAGCACCACGACAGCGATCCATATGAGACCCCCGAAAGCGTAGGTCGTTATGATACCTACTATGGTGTCACCGGCTTCCCAACCGCATTCTTTGACGGTGGCAACAGCGTCGTTGGTGGTAGCAATACCAACTCGATGTTCAGCACCTACAACCAAAAGTACACGACTGCGATTGGAGTTGCTACCCCATTTGACATCACATCAACATGGACACAAAACGGCGCAAGCATCGACGTGTCTGCAACCGTGAACCAAATGGGTGCATATTCAGCTGGCAACTTGCGCTTGCAAGCTTGTGTGACTGAAAGCCACATCCAAGTCAACTGGCAAGGTCAGACGGAGATCAGCTTCGTCAACCGTGACATGTATCCTGACCACCTTGGCCAGACATTGACCTTGACACAAGGCAATTCGCAGACACTCAACTTCAATATTCCAATCAGCCCATCGTGGGTACAAAACGAGATGGAAATTGTGATTTGGGTGGAAAACAGCTCTACCAAGGAAATCTTCAATGGCACAGTAGCTCCGTTGGCAGTCGCTTCGATGGCCAATGACCCAATGGCGGTCGAAATCAGCAATGAAATCGGTGCAACCAACTGCCTCGACAACATTGCGCCTGAAGTCAAAATCCGCAACATGGGCAGCAATGCCCTGACCAGCGTCGATTTTAGCTACAGCATCAATGGCGGTACGCCACAAACCCACACTTGGACTGGCAACTTGCCTTTCTTGAGCTATGCAGTGGTTACACTTCCTTCGATCAGCTTCACGCCATCTGCCAACACCACGCTGACGGTGAACATCACCAACAGCAACGACGGCAATATGTCCAACAATACTGCATCCACGACTTGGGGATATGCTCCATATAGCAGCCCAGGTGCCTATGTGATGACGATTCAGCCTGACAACTACGGTAGCGAAACCACCTGGGAAGTCAGGAATGGTGCTGGCAGTGTGATCGCTTCTGGCGGACCTTATACCGACGGCAACACAACGCCGGTCAACGCCAACGTGACCATCAACGCCAACGATTGCTTTACGGTTACCGTGTTTGATTCCTATGGCGATGGCATGTGCTGCGCTTACGGTCAAGGTTCATGGACTTTGAAGGATCCAAGCAACAACGTTGTGGCCACAGGTGCTCAGTTTAACTCTGCAGATGCGAAGGCATTCTCGACCATCGTGGTCGGTGTAAATCCTGCGCTTGCTGCAAGCATCAACGTGTATCCAAATCCTAGCAACGGTGTATTCAACGTCGAGATTCCAAACGTCGACAACGCTGAAATCTCCATCGTGACCCTCACCGGCATGCAGGTGTACAACACAACTGCTTCGCAGTCCCTTACCAAAATCGACTTGAGCGATTTGGCTGCTGGCATGTACATGGTACGCGTCAAGACTGCCGAAGGTCTTGCTGTCAAGAAAATCACCAAAGAGTAA
- a CDS encoding MBOAT family protein: protein MLFNSVHFIWFLPLVITLYYLLPGKFRWILLLAASYTFYMFWRVEYAAIILGSTFIDFWAGRQMGKRATPRARLPFLLASLTCNFGLLFTFKYAGFFGETLNSVFDAGIEPLQLLLPVGISFYTFQSVGYMVDVYKGKSKPEAHFGYFALFVAYWPQLVAGPIERYHHIGPQLHATQKLEYDNLANGFRLIVLGFFAKMVVADNLAVLVNQFYENPVGFGRRDAALSLVAYSFQIYCDFYGYSLIAIGSARLMGVRLADNFRTPYLSSSVAEFWQRWHISLSTWFRDYLFIPLGGSRVGLARWAFNAMIVFTVSGFWHGARWTFVIWGAAWGLFYVLEKLLNKLGSRKNAEKEANKAFSIGKLLRIPIIFLLATAAWVPFRSESLEKMALVGDALIHQHAGIQHFEIPWVTFAALGIFLLLDALHYKQRPEEWFANRPFILRWAIYAILIFGTLAFAAVEEVPFIYFQF from the coding sequence ATGCTGTTCAATTCAGTCCATTTCATCTGGTTTCTGCCGCTGGTCATCACCCTCTATTACCTGCTGCCTGGAAAATTCCGATGGATCCTGCTGTTGGCGGCGAGCTATACGTTTTACATGTTTTGGCGGGTCGAATATGCAGCCATCATCCTCGGCAGCACATTCATTGACTTTTGGGCGGGCCGGCAAATGGGCAAACGCGCAACGCCGCGGGCACGGCTCCCCTTCCTCTTGGCGAGTCTGACCTGTAATTTTGGTCTGCTTTTCACCTTCAAATACGCGGGATTCTTTGGCGAAACCCTGAATTCCGTCTTTGATGCAGGGATAGAGCCCCTGCAATTGTTGTTGCCGGTCGGGATCTCCTTTTACACATTCCAAAGCGTCGGCTATATGGTCGATGTCTACAAAGGAAAGTCCAAACCCGAAGCCCATTTCGGGTATTTTGCGCTTTTTGTCGCCTATTGGCCACAATTGGTCGCCGGCCCGATTGAGCGCTACCACCACATCGGACCGCAGCTCCACGCGACACAAAAGCTGGAGTATGACAATTTGGCGAATGGTTTCCGGTTGATCGTCTTGGGATTCTTCGCCAAAATGGTCGTGGCAGACAATCTTGCAGTATTGGTCAATCAGTTCTACGAAAACCCGGTGGGATTCGGCCGCAGGGATGCCGCACTGTCCTTGGTGGCGTATTCGTTCCAAATCTATTGTGACTTCTACGGCTATTCCCTCATCGCGATCGGCTCGGCAAGGCTGATGGGCGTGCGCTTGGCCGACAATTTCCGCACACCTTATCTATCAAGTTCCGTCGCCGAATTTTGGCAGCGTTGGCATATTTCGTTGAGCACTTGGTTTCGCGATTACCTTTTCATTCCGCTGGGGGGCAGCCGGGTGGGATTGGCCCGTTGGGCCTTCAATGCCATGATCGTCTTCACCGTTTCCGGGTTTTGGCATGGTGCAAGATGGACGTTTGTGATCTGGGGAGCCGCTTGGGGGCTGTTTTATGTCTTAGAAAAGTTACTGAACAAACTTGGGAGCCGCAAAAACGCTGAAAAGGAGGCGAATAAGGCCTTCTCCATCGGCAAGCTCCTTCGAATTCCGATCATTTTCCTACTTGCAACGGCCGCTTGGGTTCCTTTTCGCAGCGAAAGTTTGGAAAAAATGGCTTTGGTCGGCGATGCGTTGATCCATCAGCATGCAGGAATCCAACATTTCGAAATTCCATGGGTCACTTTTGCCGCCTTGGGGATTTTCCTGCTGCTCGACGCATTGCATTACAAGCAACGTCCGGAGGAATGGTTTGCCAACCGCCCATTTATCCTGCGCTGGGCAATCTATGCGATTTTGATCTTTGGCACGCTGGCCTTTGCCGCTGTTGAAGAGGTTCCCTTCATCTATTTTCAATTCTAG